The genome window AGAATCAAAAGGCTATTTATTACTTGGCAACCGACAGCTTGAAAAGTGCCAAGACTGCTCCATTCTTGGAGAAGTTGGTTCAAAAAGACATTGAGGTATGTTTTTCTATTCGGCATTGGATGTGTAAGGGTCAAATTAAACATGGCCTCAGTTCTTTAGTTGGCTTCATGGCATTTGGAGTAGTTCCAATTTATGTGTGGATAAAATTGATAAGATATTGCCTTGTGAACTACTTGAATCATCTTCAGATAGTCTTATATTTGGAAATCTCATGAAAAAGCTTAAGAAATTAGTTTAACTGTTGGGTGCTCGTTATAGTTGATAGGATGGCAGAGATTTCCTTTATTcctttcattatttatattggataaatcaACTTATTTATCCAACCAAAGAAGTAGGCAAGCCTACATATAGTATAACAAACTGCTTAGCAGTGAAATAAGAACTGTCAAAACAAAAATACTACtgttaaatcaaattatttattcttgTTATACTAAgcacattttttttctttcttttcccctCTTAGTAGCTGATCTGGTTTCTTTGCATTATAACCGATATAAGCTTCTTTCTTTTAGGTTCTCTATTTAGTTGAGCCTATCGATGAGGTTGCCATTCAGAACCTGCAGACCTACAAAGAGAAGAAATTTGTTGATATTAGCAAGGAAGACTTGGAACTTGGTTGGTGTTTatggtttcttttatttatttattggttgAAGGGGGAGGGGTATCTTCCTTTGGCTGTCTTGCTCTTCATTTCTGATGGCTTTGGTGTGAATCTAATGGAATTTGTTGTTATACCAGGTGATGAAGATGAGGTAAAAGAGAGAGAAACCAAACAAGAGTTCAATCTTCTCTGTGATTGGATAAAGCAACAACTGGGAGACAAGGTGGCCAAAGTCCAAATTTCTAAGCGACTAAGTTCATCACCTTGTGTGCTTGTTTCTGGCAAGTTTGGATGGTCAGCTAACATGGAAAggtgaatgattttattttatttttgtttctcgCCATAAGTCAAACATGCACTAAATCATTCCTCGACTAATGTTTTCATTATGCAGGTTGATGAAAGCACAAGCGCTTGGAGATACAGCAAGTTTGGAGTTCATGAGGGGAAGGAGGATCCTGGAGATTAATCCAGATCATCCGATTATTAAAGACTTGAATGTAAGACCATTTTAGTTGAACTTGATTGCAGATATTCTAGCGTAGCATTCTTTTAATTAGTTTGTGGAGAACTAGGTGTGTTTGATAGAACAGTTGAAACATTTCTTGGGACCACAGGAATCCAAGAAAGCACAAAGTAGAATGGCTTCATTACACTTGACACTATTAGTTCAGATAACTGCAGACTCTGTTTAAATTATGTGCACTTTGTTTAAGCcggtaaaaatattaattgttagaagTGTATTACGGAAATGTTGATATATCAAGACATGCTGTCCTtgatttttgtttattcaaTGACGGCCATAAGGTAATTAGACAAGTGTATCATGAAAATGTTGATATATGACTTGCTGTCCTTGATTTTCGTTTATTCAATGACGGCCATAAGGTAATTAGCCCTTGTCTAATTATGAtgttaatttcaattaattttctttGCAGGCTGCTTGCAAGAATGCGCCTGAAAGCAGTGAAGCCAAGAGAGCAGTTGACTTGTTGTATGATACGGCATTGATCTCCAGTGGTTTTTCTGTAAGTGGACAGAATCATTTCTTTTGTTCAGCCAACATTTTTGCCGATATGTATTGTTTATGTACCATAAATTTTCTTACGTTTCTCTTTAATCATGCAGCCTGACAGCCCTGCCGAGTTAGGTAACAAGATATATGAGATGATGGCAATGGCACTTGGAGGAAGATGGGGTAGATATGAGGACGATGATGAAGTGGAAGCATCAGAAGTTAGTGCTGCTGAAACTGATACGAGTGCCAGTGAAGCTTCAGAGAACCAAGTGATCGAACCATCGGAAGTAAGGACAGAGAGTGATCCTTGGCAAGATTGAAGTGtcgtaaaatttaaataaaaattttcctgTATTATCTGATTgctattaacaaaataatccagaaggaaagaaaagttgtGGGTTCGGTTGGGGAAGATGAGGAGGTTAGTGATAATGGCTGTTCCTATGGTGGATTAAAGTTACTTATACgtgatgattttaatttttaaagcatCCAAGTAAAGTTGTCTTTTGAGTTGCTGTTTTTCTTCACTTGGATGATAATGGTGGCTTAAATTTCGAGGTGTTTTGCTACATcattgaaaataaagagaaaagtcAACTAACCAGGAGCTAATTGACATATTTAGGGATTCTTACAAGACGATCCAATGAAAATCTGTACTAAATGTGTAAATCGTATTGGCTTAGCGAGGCAAGTGTCAGATATAAAAACAAAACCCCCTTTTAAAAGCTGGATTGTGTGAACAACAATTTATTGGGTTTACAGGGCAGGACATAGCCGGCAGCAGCCTGTTAAAATACAGTTGTTGACATTATAAACGTTCTTTTCAACGTCCAAATCATCTTCCTGAAGACACCTTCCTCTGTTGGCATGGCATCTTTCGACTGTCATCAGGCCGATTCATAGATAGCTTGTAGCTATTGTTCGCCGCTTCCGTTTAAGCCACTTGACATGCCTGCAACTAATCTGTAGAAGGCATTGAATTTTTGAGAGAAGGAAATATTTAGaaagacattttttttaaacacagtgtatactaaatatattatgctTTCAGTCGTAAGCGCCAGCCAAAACTGCCAAATTACATTCAGCCTTCTGTTCTATTTGTTTAATCTCAACTTACAAGTAACCACTcctaataaaataagagattgtTGAATTAGTTCAACTTCAAATAAAGAATTACATCATTGACAATGCCGACATCTGGAGCATATTCAAAGCACTTTACCGATCCGAGATGTATTATAGTTGTTACTTTTGTACTGACATATAAAACACCAGCTTTTCTAATACAGGCTCATTCATTCAAAAAGCAGGATCTTATCCAATCATTCCCTGTTCCAACAGACAATGGCTTCTTTCTCAATAGAAGATTTTGTTGGTGATGGGGTTCTCAAGGAATTGATTCCAAAGTTATTAGAAGAAGGTTGGGATGACGTCCCAACTTTAAAGATCATGAATCCAGAGGATATGGATGCAATCAATATGACACAACATCAAAAGGTTAAAAATCTTTTCACCTCTCTAAGTAGAGTAAATTATCACTATGTATTCTTATTTCTATGTTCTTCAGGATGCTCTGGAGATCAGAACGTACCTTCATGATCGAGCTCTGATGCAATATGGAGATAAGTTAGAGGCCTCCAGGAAAAGCCTACCTGAGCTCCTTAACTTAAGCACCGAGGATCTGTCTTCGCAATTTGGCATGAGAAGGGGCCACATTGCACGTTTCACAGATAGAAACAATAAATGCACCGATCCTCTACCCAAATCTTATGGCCTCCCTGCAAGGAAACTCACAGTTACACCATCTAGAAGTAACACCATTTATAAGATGCAAACCATAAGAAAATCCTTCTGCAGGAGCAGCACAAACAATGACAGGTCGCTGGAAGAATCACTGGCTGATTTCAAGATTAAAGATCGATACATATTTAAAGGGATTGTTGCTGCAGGACCAGCTGAGCCTCGAGCATGCGGTTGCATTCAACCTCCTCCTGTGGTTGACAATGTGGCACCCTACTCTGCTATTGAAAACATATCAGTTCAGAGATTAACTCCTGAGTATAAGATTGGAATGGAGCGTTTGGTGAAAACCAAGACTCCACCTATGAAAGCTTCAGAACTCTGGCGAGATAAGCCGGCTGTTCTCCTATGCATTCGACGGCCAGGGTAAAGTCACTTATCATATCCTACTATTTCCTTTAACTGAtccataaaataaaagcaaagaTATATTCAGTGATAAGAACTGAGTGTCTTGCATAATCACTCGTTGATATGTTTAGATGAAAGGAACCATTTATTTTACTGACATGGAAACTATGATAAATCTTTTGCCACATGATTACAGGTGCATTATGTGCAGAGCTGAAGCTCACCAGCTCTATGCCAAAAAGCCAATATTTGATGCACTGGGAATTCAAATGTTTGCAGTTCTTCATGAACATATAGAATCAGAGGTGCCTGGTATACTTCAAAATATTTCTCCAATAAACTCCTATTTCATTTCCTCAGATATCAAATCTTGATGCAGATAAAAGACTTTTGGCCACGTTATTGGGGTGGGGTTGTGGTCTTCGACCGGACTACGGGATTCTTCAAAGCTCTTGGAGGTGGGAAATTACTTAAAGACAAGTTTCTATCAGGATTTGTGTTCAACCCCAGGGCTATTGCAAATTATAAACGTGCAAAATCTATGGGAATAGAACAAAATTTCAAAGGAGAAGGTGAAATTAAGGGTGGCCTTTTTGTAGTTGGTCCAGGAGGAACTGGAATAGCTTACCAGTTTATAGAGAGGAATTTTGGAGATTGGGCTCCTGTAGCTGAAGTTGTAGAGATATGTGCTCGATTAAAAGTAATTGCTAGGAACTCTCTTAATTCCAAATCATGGTATCACTAATTATCATCCAATTAACGCAAACCAACTTTTGTTTCTACAAAATGGTGCAGAATCAACAGCAAGATGAAGGAGATTCTAGCAGATCACCGCAAGAACACAAGTGAAGTGGTTCCTCATAGTTCAAACTTTCTATCGTTGTTGGAATAAACAAAGTGCATGCAATGTTCTCGGTCTTTAACATTGCTCAACGGCTTGTATTATGAAATGGAGAATACCACTACGGATTGGATTGACATtctctttttgaataaaatgcaattcGATGATtcataataacataaaatttgagAGAAACAATAATTATGTACCTTCTCAAAGGTGTTGGATTTTTGAAGAAGGAGAGGTTGAAACCGAagcaaaagatgaaaaatggaGAAGTTAATTTTTGGTGaactatttcattaaaaaattgatactTTGTTTACATGAAAACTCATGcttaaataagctaaaaatactaataaaatattacaacttggCTTAATTCAATGACTAGATTTTTgtaactttcttttttatttgctgGTTTCTGTCTAATCGCCTGCCAAAatgtttaatcaaaatttattatagttTCAGTTTAAGTTGGCAAGTTGGCAACTTGCAGAGTGAAGAGCTCGCAGGTGAGCTCTCATGCTTGGTGAGCTCGCAGTGTTGGTGAGCTATTCTGGTGAGCTCGCAGTTCGCAGGTGAGCTCACAGTCTTGGTGAGCTTGCATCTTTTAGTGAGCTTGCACATTTGGTGAGCTCGCAGTTCATAGTTAGCAGGTGCGCTCGTACTCTTGGTGAGCTCGCATCTTTTGGTGAGCGAGCTCGCATCTTTTGGTGAGCTCGCACATTTGGTGAGATCGCAGTTCACAGTTAGCATGGATGGTCATTTCACAACACTCCTCCTTGACCTCTATGCTTTGAACTCCAATATCATAACGCAACTTTTCAAACATCATCTTCACAAGGGATTTTGTTAGAGTTTCAAGAGGTTAGCATCTTTGCCTACTCTTAAGCTAGTGCTTCGATGAGCTCACATTTTTATGACCTCGCACTTTTGTAGCACACATTTCATTTAGTTTGTAGCTTGCACTTTTCATAGCTCGCACATCAATCAACACACATTTTTGTTGACTTCACAACTTGCATTTTGGTTAGCTTACAGGTTCGCACTTCATCCTGCTGCTTGCTACTGCATGATTGGCTAACTTTGAATACTTTTTCTTGACCATTTTGCAACAAGCGCCAATGTTGTTTTCTTGTGCAACTTCTTCAAAAATTGTAGGCTCCCATATTGCTAAGTCACATCTATGATAAGCTTCAACAATAGACCTAGTGCTTCTAACAAGAAGATCATCAAAgccttcatcttcatctttatCTTCAACTTTAGTTATCTTCTCAACTGTTTTCGATTTGCAcacttgactaaggaacttaTTGTTCACGTGTCCCTGTCTTTTGTGCCAACTATATGATTTATCTACTGAACTGGTATAGGCTCTTAAGGCCATAAAATTCCAATCCAGCATAAAGCTTCTATTATCCATAGGGACTGTCACAACTTCCTGTcctaatgaataaaatatagtgcatttttttctttgaaaacaaCAGTGTATTTCTTCTCAATCAATTGACCAATGCTAAGGAGATTATGATCTATCTCAAGAACTAAAAGCACatctataattattttagtccCTGTAGGAGTGCTGATTAGCACATCTCCTTTTCCTACTACTTCAATGTACTGTCCATTTCCAACTCTAACTTGTGAAATGAAACTTCTGTCAATCTGCTTAAAAATGCTTTCATCTGAAGTCATGTGGTTTGTGCATCCATTGTCAACAAGCcaattatttctttgtttgttgGAAGGTTTGCTTGGTGCCACTAACTGGGCTTCACAAGAGATAGCGAGCTTGGCTTCGCAAGAGGCAGTGAACATCATTTCTTCTTGATCTGCTTCTGCTGTCTGTGTTTGagcattttgttgttgttgtgcGTTCCCATTATTCTTGCACACCCTCTCCATATGCCCAAATTGTTTGCAACTTCTACATTGAATATTTGGCTTGGACCAACAATACCTCTCTAGGTGATTGGTCTTTTTGCAATGAGAACATAGTGGATTTTTCTGCTTGCCACCATCTCTCCAACTATCATATTTCTTCTCTGTCCAATCCTTTTCTTCATTGTTTGAAGAGCTCACAACATCTTTGTTTCTGGTTTGAAAAGATCCTTTAGTATGTCCTTCTCTGCTTGCCTTTCTTTGTTCTCGAGCATACAGAACATTGATTAGCTCTGAGAGTGAGATAGTTGATAGATCCCTTGAATCTTCCAGTGAGGATATATTTGATTTGTATCTCTCAAGAAGTGTGGTAACCACTTTCTCAACTACTCAACTATCAGGGAACTGATCACCTATTAGTCTTATCTGGTTCACCATTGCCATGATTCGATCTAAATATTGCTTCACcgtttcaacttctttcatattgaggttttcaaaatcttgtctGAGATTTATCATCTGTTGCTGCCTTGTCTTCTGTGATCCCTGGAACTCCTCTTTGAGCTTATCCCAAGCTTGTTTGGGAGTTTCACAGGCCATGATTCTTGTGATGATCACGTCTGAAACAACATTTTGTAGGCAAGACATCGCCTTATGTTTTTTGGGC of Gossypium raimondii isolate GPD5lz chromosome 3, ASM2569854v1, whole genome shotgun sequence contains these proteins:
- the LOC105794270 gene encoding uncharacterized protein LOC105794270, with the translated sequence MASFSIEDFVGDGVLKELIPKLLEEGWDDVPTLKIMNPEDMDAINMTQHQKDALEIRTYLHDRALMQYGDKLEASRKSLPELLNLSTEDLSSQFGMRRGHIARFTDRNNKCTDPLPKSYGLPARKLTVTPSRSNTIYKMQTIRKSFCRSSTNNDRSLEESLADFKIKDRYIFKGIVAAGPAEPRACGCIQPPPVVDNVAPYSAIENISVQRLTPEYKIGMERLVKTKTPPMKASELWRDKPAVLLCIRRPGCIMCRAEAHQLYAKKPIFDALGIQMFAVLHEHIESEIKDFWPRYWGGVVVFDRTTGFFKALGGGKLLKDKFLSGFVFNPRAIANYKRAKSMGIEQNFKGEGEIKGGLFVVGPGGTGIAYQFIERNFGDWAPVAEVVEICARLKVIARNSLNSKSWYH